The Oscillospiraceae bacterium genome contains the following window.
CGCCTTGCGGAGTCTGCCGTAGTGTCCGAGGGGCTTTGTCTTGCGGATAATGATGTTCGGGATAAGATAATCACCGTTCTGTGTGTAAGTGATATTCATGCTGTTTGTACTCCTTTCATCGGCTCTCTCTGCGGTAAACTGCTGACGGGAACGAACACTCCCTTTGCAATGTCCTCCGCACGAATGGCGGCTTTCTTGGCTTCGATTTCTGCCTTTTTTCTCCCCTTGATTTTGTCCTCGTATCGCTTCTGCGCTCCGCTGGCTTTCCGCTTCAAGTAGTTCTGATGAAGCCTGTCCTTGCGTTCCTCACGCTTGCGGATTTCCTCTAATTCTTCCGGGGTCAGCTCCACTTCTCCAAACGCCGGGGGAACGAATCGCCCAACAAAATTGAAGTAAATCTCGACCTCCTGTGTGGTCTGTATACTGCCTTTGCGGTCACGCTCATGCACAAGGATTTTCTCGATAAACTCGTTGAGCATGGCAATGGTCAGCTTGTCGAAGTTCTCGTACTTGTCAATCAGAGCGATAAAACGATCAGCGTCCTTTTCGTGCTTCTCATAGCTCTTGACAGCCTTTTCCAGAGTAGAGATTTCGGCGGTAAGCTCGGACTGTTCCTTTTCGTATTGAGCGTCCAGAGTGGCGTATCTGCTGTCGGACAGCTTTCCTAAAATGTTGTCCTCATAGATTTTACAGAGCAGGACTTCCAGCTCGGACACTCTCTGCTTTGCGGTGGCAAGGCGTGTCCGCTGTTTCCTGACCTCAGTGGTCAGCTGGCTGGACTGCGCTTCCTGCACCACACGGACAAACTCGGCTCGGTCATGCTTGGCATACTCGGCAATAGCTTTGAGCATTTCGGAAACAAGGGACAGTACCACATCTTCATTGATACGGTGCTGTGTCGTGCAGAGCTTTCCAACTGGGACTTTGCTGTATTGGGAACAGGTATATTGAGAAATACGCTTGCCGTTGTTGGTACGGTGGACATACATCTTGCCGCCGCAATCGGCACAATAAAGCAAGCCTGTGAGGGGAGCCGCTTCGCCCCAGCCGTCCGGGTAGCGCCTGACATTCCCACGGATTTTCTGCACAAGGTCAAAGGTCTGCTGGTCAATGATAGGCTCATGGGTATTCTCGAAAATTGTCCATTCGTCCTCCGGGACATAATGGCTTTTTTTGTCCTTGAAGTGCTTTCGGGTCTTGAAATTGATGGTGTGTCCCAGATACTCACGCTTTTCAAGAATGTTGCAGATGGTGGAAGAACCCCAGCCGTACACATCTTTGAAAGTCTTGTTTTTGTTCACGCCCTCGCCGTGTTGGGCAAGGTAAGCAGACGGAATAAGCACCTTTTCCGATTTCAGTTTGCTGGCGATCTGATACGGACCGTAGCCGTCAATCGTCATGGCAAAGATGCGCTTGACCACATCAGCGGCTTCGGGGTCAACCAACCATTGGTCTCTGGCTTCGTTCCAGAGATAGCCGTAAATGACCGTGCCTGTAAGGTGCTTGCCGGACTTGCCTTTGGACTGGAAAGTGGAGCGGATTTTACGGCTGGTGTCTCTGGCGTAATACTCGTTCATAATGTTGCGGAAAGGGGTAAAATCATCGTCCCCTCTGGCACTGTCCACACCGTCATTGATGGCGATAAGGCGAACGCCACGCTGACGCAGAATTTCCATAATCTGACCTACTTTCAGATAGTCACGACCCATGCGGCTCATGTCCTTGATACACAGATACTCCACATTCCCGGCTTCCACTTCTTTCATCATTGCCAAAAATCCGGGACGGTCAAAGCAGGTGCCGCTAATGCCATCGTCCGTGAAATGGACAATGTTTGTAAAGCCCTGCCGTGCGGCGAACTCCTCCAACATAGCTTTTTGATTGGAAATGGAATTGCTCTCACGCTGTTGGTCATCATCTTTGCCAAAGTCATCACGGCTCAGTCGTTCGTACAGAGCAGTGATTTTCTCGTTTTTTCTCATAACTTGCGCTCCTTTCTTCGGTTTTAGGTTGTGTGTTCTAAGAGACTTCCCAACTGCTTGATTAAGAAGTCTTTTAGAGCATACAACACCCGCCGCTTGCTTGAAAATGCGGTACTGCTTACAGGCGATGCTGTCGGGTTCGCGCATTTCCAAGCGCTCGAACAAGATGTCCAGCGGGGATTGGTAGTTGTCATCATCCTCGTGGACTTCAGCAGCGGCGATCATTTCCATCACCATAGAGAAGTTTTGTTCTTCGGGCGGAGCTTCGTGCAGCAGGTATAGCATGAGGGCTTGGAGCAGGGCGGTTTCGGACTTTTCCCAGAAGGGGTCGCTGCTTTTTGAATGTGATGGTGTTGTGTTCTGAATCAGATTTTCAATCAAGGTCAGCACTTCACGGTCATCATGTACATACACAAACGGGTTATAACAGAACGATGCAGCGGGATTTATAAGGTCAAAAACAAGTACCTCATAGCCCTTCTGCTTCAACAAATTGCCGGTTTTACGCAAAATTTCCGACTTAGGGTCAGTGATTACCATAGAGCAGGCACATTCCAGCACATTCGGCACACCGTAGGTGCGCGTCTTGCCTGCGCCGGAGCCGCCGACAATGAGGATGTTGGTGTTGTGCTTATGTTTGTAGCCATCTATCCCGATGTGAAAGTGTTGGGTCAGCAGCAGATTCGGTCCTCGCTTGTCCATGTAGAACTTGTTTAACCGGAACACGTCACCCCAAGCCGCCGAGCCATGCTCCGCGCCGGGGCGGGTGTTCTTCTGATCCGTCACGGCCACGATAACTGCTACCGCATAAGCCACCGTGAACACAAGCAAAAAGCGTGGGCTGTCTTGACTCCACGCCAACGCAAACGGCTCTGCCAGTGCGCTGTTCAGCGCATCCAGCAGAGCCGTTATCTTCATGCCCGGCTGCCAGCGGCAAGCCACCGCCAGCGCTGCCCACCATACAACGGGCAGCGGCAGCAGCCAGACCCACCAAGGATTCTTTCTTCCCGGCGTGGTGGGCTACCTTTCTTCACCGCGATAGGGCGGGCGCTTTGTACGCTCAGCATCCCATGCCTGACGCTTTCTCCACAACTTCGGCAAAACTACGGAAAAGTCCTGCGGCATACGTTCCGCCTTGATTTGCGGCAGATTTGCAAACAAATCGCTTTGCAGCGTTTCCCATGCAACCTTATCCGGCATATTTTGAGTATAGAATTCGTTGTAGCTGTACGCCAGCCCACTGGTATCTATGTAGTGCTTGACTTCCGTTCGCAGCATTTGTCGTTCCCATTCGGTTTCCGGCGCACGGTGGGGTACAAGCTGTTCCTGCATAATTGCCTGATGTAAATCGGCAGACGATTTCAGCAGAGCCGGATACTTTCGGAATAACTTGGCGGCAATTCCTTCCTTTTCAAAATAGGTGTGCAGCTTCTGCCCCGCGTAGGCATACCACGCCACATTCCCGCATCCCATCCACTCAGTATCTCGGAA
Protein-coding sequences here:
- a CDS encoding DUF4240 domain-containing protein; its protein translation is MTWEKFWSIIDRVRAKADMQDEAAVKQFLYTELIKLPQDELLGFDCAWQSYRNKANFPRMVAAACIINDGSSDDRFTDFRNWLIMQGYDAYRQALIDPDNLAALNIPFRDTEWMGCGNVAWYAYAGQKLHTYFEKEGIAAKLFRKYPALLKSSADLHQAIMQEQLVPHRAPETEWERQMLRTEVKHYIDTSGLAYSYNEFYTQNMPDKVAWETLQSDLFANLPQIKAERMPQDFSVVLPKLWRKRQAWDAERTKRPPYRGEER
- a CDS encoding type IV secretory system conjugative DNA transfer family protein, with translation MKITALLDALNSALAEPFALAWSQDSPRFLLVFTVAYAVAVIVAVTDQKNTRPGAEHGSAAWGDVFRLNKFYMDKRGPNLLLTQHFHIGIDGYKHKHNTNILIVGGSGAGKTRTYGVPNVLECACSMVITDPKSEILRKTGNLLKQKGYEVLVFDLINPAASFCYNPFVYVHDDREVLTLIENLIQNTTPSHSKSSDPFWEKSETALLQALMLYLLHEAPPEEQNFSMVMEMIAAAEVHEDDDNYQSPLDILFERLEMREPDSIACKQYRIFKQAAGVVCSKRLLNQAVGKSLRTHNLKPKKGAQVMRKNEKITALYERLSRDDFGKDDDQQRESNSISNQKAMLEEFAARQGFTNIVHFTDDGISGTCFDRPGFLAMMKEVEAGNVEYLCIKDMSRMGRDYLKVGQIMEILRQRGVRLIAINDGVDSARGDDDFTPFRNIMNEYYARDTSRKIRSTFQSKGKSGKHLTGTVIYGYLWNEARDQWLVDPEAADVVKRIFAMTIDGYGPYQIASKLKSEKVLIPSAYLAQHGEGVNKNKTFKDVYGWGSSTICNILEKREYLGHTINFKTRKHFKDKKSHYVPEDEWTIFENTHEPIIDQQTFDLVQKIRGNVRRYPDGWGEAAPLTGLLYCADCGGKMYVHRTNNGKRISQYTCSQYSKVPVGKLCTTQHRINEDVVLSLVSEMLKAIAEYAKHDRAEFVRVVQEAQSSQLTTEVRKQRTRLATAKQRVSELEVLLCKIYEDNILGKLSDSRYATLDAQYEKEQSELTAEISTLEKAVKSYEKHEKDADRFIALIDKYENFDKLTIAMLNEFIEKILVHERDRKGSIQTTQEVEIYFNFVGRFVPPAFGEVELTPEELEEIRKREERKDRLHQNYLKRKASGAQKRYEDKIKGRKKAEIEAKKAAIRAEDIAKGVFVPVSSLPQREPMKGVQTA